The following coding sequences lie in one Musa acuminata AAA Group cultivar baxijiao chromosome BXJ1-8, Cavendish_Baxijiao_AAA, whole genome shotgun sequence genomic window:
- the LOC135588967 gene encoding ferric reduction oxidase 2-like yields the protein MDKAVRGLLRQTGSKRIILKATQLLAAIVFAGWLMIWIVRPTKTYQNQWSPQLLSETDSTYFGRQGTNILIYTFPILFISVLGCIYLHLVKRTNNSQSGSSTHSLAAWKRPVVVNWPLGIVSGIELTFCVLFLVLLIWFYTMYLVVNFSNSHQSHSQDTGEMLKLWQTRLDGAGIRLALLGDLCCAFLFFPVIRGSSLLPLVGLTSESSIRYHVWLGHITLAVFSAHSVCYIVYWASTNKIDEMLKWDNTGIANVPGEIAILAGLTMWATTFPRIRRKMFELFFYTHQLYIAFLFFYMLHVGVSHFCVILPGVYLFVVDRYLRFLQSRAKVRLISARLLPSESIELNFAKSSGLAFEPLSVVFINVPGVSSLQWHPFTVSSSSNLEPERLSVIIKKEGRWTQKLYRTLSSPVPQDRLDVSVEGPYGPVSKNFLRYDSLILVSGGSGITPFISIIQELIHQRTTLNRPTPAVLLICAFKTSADLTMLDLLLPVSGCISDLSGLDLRIEAFVTREKSATDDAQNNIQTIWFKPLPSDVPIAPVLGPNGWLWLAAIVSSSFVAFLLLISILQRYYIYPIDHNTNKVFSYSSRSVLNVLFVCICIMAAASAAVLWNKRENSKQEKQIQNIDAPTPTTSPGSRFYNADRELESVPQDSLVKATKVHFGGRPPLKKMLLEFDGSNVGVMASGPRGMRHEVATICSSGLADNLHFESISFSW from the exons ATGGACAAGGCTGTCCGAGGTCTCCTTCGTCAAACTGGTAGCAAGCGGATTATCCTAAAGGCAACGCAGCTACTTGCTGCAATTGTGTTTGCCGGGTGGCTGATGATATGGATCGTCAGGCCTACAAAAACATACCAAAACCAATGGTCGCCGCAGCTCCTCTCAGAGACTGACTCAACATATTTTGGACGGCAGG GTACCAACATCTTGATCTACACGTTTCCCATCTTGTTTATTTCAGTTCTTGGCTGTATTTATCTCCACCTGGTGAAGAGAACGAACAACTCCCAGAG TGGCAGCTCAACTCATAGTCTGGCTGCATGGAAGAGACCTGTGGTTGTGAACTGGCCGCTTGGAATAGTTTCCGGCATAGAGTTGACCTTCTGTGTGTTGTTTCTGGTGCTCCTCATCTGGTTCTATACCATGTACCTTGTCGTTAACTTCTCCAACTCGCACCAGTCTCATTCTCAGGATACCGGAGAGATGTTGAAATT ATGGCAAACAAGGCTGGACGGTGCGGGAATCCGATTGGCATTACTTGGGGACCTCTGCTGCGCCTTTCTCTTCTTCCCGGTCATTCGTGGGTCGTCGCTGTTGCCACTCGTCGGGCTTACCTCCGAGTCCAGCATCAGATATCACGTTTGGCTTGGCCACATCACTCTGGCAGTGTTCTCGGCGCACAGCGTATGTTACATAGTGTACTGGGCATCCACCAACAAGATTGATGAG ATGCTGAAATGGGATAACACCGGGATAGCCAATGTGCCTGGCGAAATAGCTATTCTCGCAGGATTAACTATGTGGGCAACCACATTTCCTCGCATCAGGCGCAAGATGTTCGAGCTCTTCTTCTACACGCATCAACTCTacattgccttcctcttcttctacatGTTGCATGTGGGCGTCTCCCATTTCTGTGTCATCCTTCCTGGCGTGTATCTTTTCGTGGTCGACCGCTACCTGCGGTTCCTGCAATCAAGAGCTAAGGTCAGGTTGATTTCCGCACGCCTTTTGCCATCTGAATCCATTGAGCTAAACTTCGCAAAGAGCTCAG GACTGGCCTTTGAGCCTCTGAGCGTCGTTTTCATTAACGTTCCGGGAGTGTCATCACTCCAGTGGCATCCCTTCACCGTGAGCTCCAGCAGCAACTTGGAACCTGAGCGGCTGTCTGTAATcatcaagaaagaaggaagaTGGACTCAGAAGCTCTACAGAACATTGTCATCACCGGTTCCACAAGATCGCCTCGATGTTTCGGTCGAAGGCCCTTATGGTCCGGTGTCCAAGAACTTCCTAAG GTATGATTCCTTGATACTAGTGAGCGGTGGCAGTGGAATCACACCCTTCATCTCCATAATTCAGGAACTCATCCACCAGAGGACGACTCTGAATCGTCCAACTCCTGCCGTCCTCCTCATTTGTGCCTTCAAGACCTCGGCGGACCTCACCATGCTCGATCTCCTCCTTCCGGTATCTGGATGTATCTCGGACCTTTCTGGCTTGGATCTACGAATCGAAGCCTTTGTGACCAGAGAGAAATCTGCCACTGATGACGCGCAAAACAACATCCAAACCATATGGTTTAAGCCCCTTCCCTCTGACGTTCCCATCGCTCCGGTGCTCGGTCCCAACGGCTGGCTTTGGTTGGCTGCGATAGTATCGTCCTCTTTCGTCGCATTCCTCCTACTTATTAGCATTCTCCAGCGTTACTACATATACCCAATCGACCACAACACCAACAAAGTCTTCTCCTATTCTTCGAGATCTGTTTTAAATGTGCTTTTTGTATGTATCTGCATAATGGCGGCGGCAAGTGCAGCGGTTCTGTGGAACAAAAGAGAGAACTCAAAACAAGAGAAACAGATCCAGAATATAGATGCGCCGACGCCGACAACTTCGCCCGGTTCCCGGTTCTACAACGCAGATAGAGAGCTCGAAAGCGTTCCCCAAGATTCTCTTGTTAAAGCCACCAAGGTTCATTTTGGCGGAAGACCACCACTCAAGA AGATGCTACTGGAGTTTGATGGTTCTAACGTTGGGGTGATGGCCAGCGGCCCTCGCGGTATGCGTCATGAAGTAGCAACCATTTGCTCGTCAGGCCTGGCAGACAATCTACACTTTGAATCCATTAGCTTCAGTTGGTGA
- the LOC103993179 gene encoding ferric reduction oxidase 2-like yields MKLLLGVVFLGWLMIWGMLPTHTFGERWLPMLLSKTKTTYFGRLGTNVLIFTFPILFIAVVGCVYLHIVQKSDRNKSSSGALKAWRRPLLIKQPLGIVSGTELAFCLMFLAFIVWFFSCYLSNALANFKGEGGEKESNGLWLAKLEIAALRLGLLGSLCFAFLFFPVTRASSLLPLVGLTSECSIKYHVWLGHIVMLVFTAHGVCYIIVWAATNRLSEMLSWARVGVSNVAGEIALLSGLLMWATTFSRIRRRMFELFFYSHQLYILFLIFYLLHVGISFFCLVLPGVYLFMVDRFLRFLQSRNKVRLVSARLLPSETVELNFSKDPSLHYNPLSILFINVPSISSLQWHPFTVSSNSNLESDRLSIVIKKEGSWTEKLCHKVSSSLDRLEVSVEGPYGPNAMAFLRYDSIVMVSGGSGITPFMSIIRELIFRSTSDSPTPSVLLICAFKTSADLTMLDLLLPVSSTVSDLSRLGLRIEAFVTRESVPPNEPSKLIRTAWFISDPSDLPLAPVLGRDSWLWLGAIISSSFVAFLVLVGIVTRYYLYPIENGTNGFFSSWKSLLNLLFICICIVVTSTAAVLWNKKRSTMKAKIQNTEALTDRELESVPHQFIVGATTVHFGERPDFKKMLLESEGSNVGVMASGPSSLRHAVASICSSGPGKRLHFESISFSW; encoded by the exons ATGAAGCTGCTTCTTGGAGTGGTCTTCCTTGGATGGCTAATGATCTGGGGTATGTTGCCGACACACACTTTCGGGGAGCGCTGGTTGCCGATGCTCCTGTCGAAGACGAAGACTACATACTTCGGAAGACTAG GGACCAACGTCCTGATCTTTACGTTCCCGATCTTATTCATTGCTGTTGTTGGATGCGTGTATCTGCACATTGTTCAGAAAAGTGACCGCAACAAGAG TTCAAGCGGCGCTCTTAAAGCGTGGAGGAGACCACTGCTTATAAAGCAGCCACTGGGAATCGTCTCAGGCACAGAACTAGCATTCTGTTTGATGTTTCTAGCGTTTATTGTGTGGTTCTTCTCATGTTATCTAAGTAATGCCTTGGCCAACTTCAAAGGAGAAGGTGGGGAGAAGGAGAGTAACGGGCT GTGGTTAGCTAAGTTAGAAATAGCGGCTCTACGACTGGGATTGCTTGGAAGTCTCTGTTTTGCTTTCCTCTTCTTTCCGGTCACTCGGGCATCCTCCCTTTTGCCACTCGTTGGGCTTACCTCGGAGTGCAGCATCAAGTACCACGTATGGCTTGGCCACATCGTCATGCTTGTATTCACCGCTCATGGGGTTTGCTACATCATCGTTTGGGCAGCCACCAACCGGTTATCTGAG ATGTTGAGTTGGGCGCGAGTAGGAGTATCGAATGTGGCAGGAGAAATAGCTCTCCTCTCGGGGCTGCTCATGTGGGCGACCACGTTCTCCCGCATACGGCGCAGGATGTTTGAGCTCTTCTTCTATTCCCATCAGTTGTACATTCTCTTCCTTATCTTCTACCTGCTTCATGTGGGGATATCCTTTTTCTGCTTAGTTCTTCCCGGGGTCTACCTCTTCATGGTAGATCGGTTCCTGCGATTCTTGCAGTCAAGGAATAAGGTCAGGTTGGTCTCTGCTCGCCTTTTGCCATCCGAAACAGTCGAGTTGAACTTCTCCAAGGATCCAA GTTTGCATTACAACCCATTGAGCATATTGTTCATCAACGTGCCAAGCATCTCATCGCTTCAGTGGCACCCCTTCACTGTGAGCTCCAACAGCAATTTGGAGTCGGACAGACTTAGCATCGTCATCAAGAAAGAAGGAAGCTGGACAGAGAAACTGTGCCATAAAGTCTCTTCTTCCCTCGATCGTCTGGAAGTTTCAGTGGAAGGCCCTTATGGCCCTAACGCAATGGCCTTTCTAAG GTATGATTCTATCGTAATGGTGAGTGGTGGCAGTGGAATCACCCCTTTCATGTCCATAATTCGGGAGCTCATCTTCCGTAGCACATCTGACAGTCCTACCCCAAGTGTCCTCTTGATTTGCGCCTTCAAGACCTCCGCCGACCTCACCATGCTCGATCTCCTCCTCCCAGTTTCTAGCACCGTCTCCGACCTCTCTCGCTTGGGGCTACGAATCGAAGCCTTTGTCACAAGAGAAAGTGTTCCTCCCAACGAACCTAGCAAGCTCATCCGGACAGCTTGGTTCATCTCTGATCCTTCAGACCTGCCTCTCGCACCAGTCCTCGGACGCGACAGCTGGCTCTGGCTAGGCGCAATAATCTCGTCCTCCTTCGTCGCCTTCCTCGTGCTCGTTGGCATCGTAACACGCTACTACTTATACCCAATCGAAAATGGCACCAATGGCTTCTTCTCCTCATGGAAATCCCTCCTAAATCTTCTGTTCATATGCATATGCATAGTCGTGACATCTACCGCAGCGGTCCTATGGAACAAGAAGAGAAGCACCATGAAAGCAAAGATCCAGAACACAGAGGCCCTTACTGATCGTGAATTGGAGAGTGTTCCTCATCAGTTCATCGTTGGAGCAACCACGGTACATTTCGGAGAGAGGCCTGATTTCAAGA AGATGCTATTGGAGAGCGAGGGCTCCAACGTAGGAGTCATGGCCAGTGGGCCGAGTTCCTTGCGTCATGCTGTTGCAAGCATCTGTTCATCAGGTCCGGGCAAAAGGTTGCACTTCGAGTCGATAAGCTTCAGCTGGTGA